A window of the Helianthus annuus cultivar XRQ/B chromosome 4, HanXRQr2.0-SUNRISE, whole genome shotgun sequence genome harbors these coding sequences:
- the LOC110936554 gene encoding probable indole-3-pyruvate monooxygenase YUCCA5, with protein sequence MKFQRMFSFSAQTDFCGRRCVWVNGPVIVGAGPSGLAVSACLKEQCIPFVVIERADCIASLWQKRTYDRLKLHLPKKFCQLPNLPFPEDYPEYPTKKQFIAYLENYAQKFDIKPQFNECVQSAKYDEACKLWRVVTASTSGSETEYICQMLVVATGENAEGVVPEIDGLEEFSGEVIHAKDYKSGQKYTGKKVLVVGCGNSGMEVSLDLSNHNAKPSMVVRSSVHVLPREIMGKSTFDLAMMLMKWLPLWLVDKLLLMLTWFILGNIQKYGIKRPSLGPLELKNHHGKTPVLDIGALEKIRSGEIKVVPGIKRFNSNSVELVNGETLDIDSVVLATGYRSNVPFWLQETEFFAKNGFPKTPFPNGWKGKRGLYASGFTRRGLASASADAVKISQDIGKVWNEEFNHKKKKLHILRRCISTF encoded by the coding sequence ATGAAATTTCAGAGAATGTTTAGTTTTTCAGCTCAAACCGACTTCTGCGGTCGCAGATGTGTGTGGGTCAACGGCCCGGTTATAGTAGGGGCGGGACCCTCAGGGCTAGCCGTGTCGGCTTGCCTTAAGGAACAATGCATTCCCTTTGTAGTCATCGAACGAGCTGACTGCATCGCTTCTCTATGGCAAAAACGCACCTATGACCGCCTAAAACTTCACCTCCCGAAAAAATTCTGCCAACTTCCCAACCTACCCTTTCCCGAGGACTACCCCGAATACCCAACAAAGAAACAATTCATCGCGTATCTTGAGAACTACGCTCAAAAGTTTGATATCAAGCCGCAGTTCAACGAGTGTGTGCAGTCTGCTAAGTACGACGAAGCCTGCAAGCTGTGGCGGGTGGTTACCGCCTCAACAAGCGGGTCTGAAACAGAGTATATCTGTCAAATGCTTGTGGTGGCAACAGGAGAAAATGCAGAAGGGGTAGTGCCAGAAATAGATGGACTAGAAGAATTCTCAGGTGAAGTCATCCATGCAAAAGACTACAAGTCCGGCCAGAAATACACAGGAAAGAAAGTATTGGTGGTCGGGTGTGGAAATTCGGGCATGGAGGTCTCACTAGACCTCTCCAACCACAATGCCAAGCCATCCATGGTGGTTCGAAGCTCGGTTCATGTCTTGCCCAGAGAAATCATGGGAAAGTCAACATTTGATCTAGCCATGATGCTGATGAAATGGCTACCTCTATGGCTAGTTGACAAACTATTGTTAATGTTAACATGGTTCATTCTTGGAAACATTCAAAAGTACGGAATTAAAAGACCATCTTTAGGCCCATTAGAACTCAAAAACCACCATGGAAAGACTCCAGTACTCGACATTGGCGCGCTTGAGAAAATCCGATCAGGGGAGATCAAAGTCGTCCCTGGGATCAAAAGATTCAATTCCAACTCGGTGGAGCTCGTCAATGGCGAGACACTCGACATTGATTCGGTTGTTTTAGCTACCGGGTATCGCAGCAATGTCCCTTTCTGGCTTCAGGAGACTGAATTCTTTGCTAAAAACGGGTTCCCAAAGACGCCGTTTCCAAATGGTTGGAAGGGAAAACGTGGGTTATATGCATCCGGATTCACCAGAAGAGGACTTGCTAGTGCGTCTGCTGACGCTGTTAAAATTTCTCAAGATATTGGCAAGGTTTGGAATGAAGAATTTAATCACAAGAAAAAGAAACTTCATATACTCAGAAGATGCATCTCAACTTTCTAA